In Pomacea canaliculata isolate SZHN2017 linkage group LG12, ASM307304v1, whole genome shotgun sequence, a single genomic region encodes these proteins:
- the LOC112553404 gene encoding uncharacterized protein LOC112553404 has product MKHRCNRWATRRCAKLYSVVRAIGLVLCITVVGFFIPPARNALTPFWPRTWRDMSTFHVIKMHLVPRLPSAPVGPVYCPATEFKPSPPISHASDAFSSGTEDGASYTTLVPYALKGRAQDEQLLTHAHQWVNASPKRKARYFRFLPLMTVFDKARLLCTWRVFDNAVRAANLSYFLVEGSLLGAYRHRGMIPWDDDIDVAMDGQELNKIRQVLSCIPGYSLRVQDNMLWKFYPTNTSSIPSVCPENFTASGCNHKGL; this is encoded by the coding sequence ATGAAGCATCGGTGCAATCGCTGGGCTACACGTCGTTGTGCCAAATTATACTCTGTGGTCAGGGCTATTGGTTTGGTACTGTGCATCACGGTCGTCGGGTTCTTCATCCCACCTGCAAGAAATGCCCTGACTCCCTTCTGGCCGCGCACCTGGCGTGACATGTCCACCTTTCACGTGATCAAGATGCATCTCGTGCCGAGGCTCCCGAGCGCTCCAGTCGGTCCTGTCTACTGCCCGGCAACGGAGTTCAAACCTTCCCCACCCATTAGCCATGCATCTGATGCATTCAGTTCTGGCACCGAGGACGGAGCAAGCTACACGACCCTTGTCCCGTATGCGCTGAAAGGTCGAGCACAAGACGAACAATtgctcacgcatgcgcaccagTGGGTGAACGCCTCCCCCAAACGCAAGGCTCGCTACTTCCGCTTTCTCCCCCTGATGACCGTCTTCGACAAGGCGCGGCTGCTGTGCACGTGGCGCGTGTTTGACAACGCTGTCCGAGCTGCCAACCTGTCTTACTTTCTGGTGGAGGGCAGCCTGCTGGGAGCCTATCGCCATCGCGGCATGATTCCCTGGGATGACGACATCGACGTTGCCATGGATGGGCAGGAGCTGAACAAGATCCGCCAAGTCTTGTCCTGCATCCCTGGCTACTCCCTCCGCGTTCAGGACAACATGCTATGGAAATTTTACCCCACCAACACCTCTAGTATTCCCAGCGTCTGTCCTGAAAACTTTACCGCCAGCGGTTGTAATCACAAAGGATTGTGA
- the LOC112576920 gene encoding uncharacterized protein LOC112576920 → MKSLCKKLCVVRGRTRTRRVFGMIVRALCIAVFAFFIRPLRNTLTPFWPRTWQEMSTFQVIKMYIIQQTWPETPTNPVHCQVPTLNSSTFLLADDASYDILVPYALKGRAQDEQLFTHAHQWVNANPERKARYFRFLPQMTVFDKARLLCTWRVFDNAVRAANIPYFLVDGTLLGAYRHRGMIPWDDDIDVAMDARMVVKIRQVLACIPGYSLRVFRKAHWKFYSSNTSSIPSVCPENFTVPTASDCHHDGCDTRIVYTNDSGDVIRYPFIDIFLYTSDDTYTWCLADYELPTQAVRSTFLFPLTTTSFEGFTAPVPRRTKEILALVYDLDICLSPFHNHRISRGMSSSEISRAECRELKDMYPMYNVV, encoded by the coding sequence ATGAAATCTCTGTGCAAGAAGTTGTGTGTTGTACGTGGCAGAACAAGGACAAGACGCGTTTTCGGGATGATAGTCCGTGCACTCTGCATTGCGGTCTTCGCATTCTTCATCCGACCTTTGCGAAATACCCTGACCCCTTTCTGGCCGCGCACCTGGCAAGAGATGTCAACATTTCAGGTGATTAAGATGTACATTATACAGCAGACCTGGCCGGAGACTCCCACCAATCCTGTCCACTGCCAAGTGCCTACGCTCAATTCTTCAACTTTTTTACTGGCAGACGACGCATCATACGACATCCTCGTCCCGTATGCGCTGAAAGGTCGAGCACAAGACGAACAAttgttcacgcatgcgcaccagTGGGTGAACGCCAATCCCGAGCGCAAGGCTCGCTACTTCCGCTTTCTCCCCCAGATGACCGTCTTTGACAAGGCGCGGCTCCTGTGCACGTGGCGCGTGTTTGACAACGCTGTCCGAGCTGCCAACATCCCTTATTTTTTGGTGGACGGCACCTTGCTGGGAGCCTATCGTCATCGCGGCATGATTCCCTGGGATGACGACATCGACGTTGCTATGGATGCGCGGATGGTGGTCAAGATCCGCCAGGTGTTGGCTTGCATCCCTGGCTACTCCCTCCGCGTTTTTAGAAAAGCTCACTGGAAGTTCTACTCAAGTAACACCTCTAGCATTCCCAGTGTCTGTCCTGAAAATTTCACAGTTCCAACCGCCAGTGACTGTCATCACGACGGCTGTGACACCAGAATCGTGTACACCAACGACAGCGGTGACGTCATCCGTTATCCCTTCATTGACATCTTCCTCTACACCAGCGACGACACTTACACCTGGTGTCTGGCCGACTACGAGTTGCCAACCCAGGCTGTGAGAAgtacttttctctttcctttgacAACGACGTCCTTTGAAGGATTCACTGCCCCCGTGCCCAGGCGCACGAAGGAGATCCTTGCTCTCGTGTATGATCTCGATATTTGTTTGTCGCCTTTCCACAACCACCGGATAAGTCGCGGCATGTCAAGCAGTGAAATATCTCGAGCGGAATGCCGGGAGTTGAAAGACATGTATCCTATGTACAATGTGGTGTGA